TGTCtcaaggaattactactggccatcAATGAAAAGATTTGTCAACTCTTATGTCAGCCACTGTGAAACCTGCATCATATcaaaaccaaccaaccaaccaggTACCTGTGGGATTATTGAAACCATTACAAATTCCTGAGTgcccctgggaagacatagCATACAATATGATTGTAGGATTACCAGTATCAGAAGGCTTTGATGCTATCTTAACTGTCATTGATCAATTTTCaaaaatggttcatttcattcccacccaatccacagTGTCTGCcattgacattgccaacCTATTTGTCACCTATGTATGGAAATTACACAGCCTTCCCAAGAGTACAGTCTCAGACAGAGGCCCCACATTCAATGCCAAATTCATTTGCCACCTATATAAGAGACTGGACATTAAGCCCACATATTCTACAGCATATCACCCTCAAACAGACGGACAGACTGAACGCATACAAAGAGAAGCCAAAATTTTTATACgtatgtttgggaatcattgtcaatTGGACTGGGTCTCACTActgccattggccaaaattTGCCTTAAATAACTTAAAACAAActtccacaggcaaatccccatttCAAATATGCTACGGCTATAACCCAAGATTTTCAGTTGGTCAAAAATCAGAAGAAGTAGTACCTAATGCAGACAAACATGCGGAGTTTCTGGAAAAAAGATATGATGAAGTAAAGGCAGCTGTCCTtatcccaagaaaggatgaaataCTTTTATGATCAAAGACATAGggatgaagaagaaatccaagtaGGGGACAAGGTCTGGCTGAATCATCAGAACATATCCACAGACAGACCCTCAATAAAACTCAGCCATAAAAAACTAGGCCCCTGCTTAGTAATTGAGAAGATAGGATCACACGCATACAAACTCCAGCTACCTCATACTATGTGCATACATCCTGTCTTCCACATAAATCTTCTCACTAAGTTTCATTCTGATCCTCATGGACGCAATCCTCcccaacctgcacctatCATTACAGAAGAAGGCAAGGAAGAGTACAAGGTAGAACAAATCTTGGACAGCAAGTGGAAGGTACGCAGTAAAGCAAGGAAACTCTGGTATAttgtcaaatggaaaggatacaacaaaggaagcaactcatgggaaccagtaGATAACATGGGTAACGCCAAAGAAGCTATAGAAGAGTTTCACAAGGAGCACCCCAaggcagttggagcttgaagagggggtaatgtcatgaccttaattggcatgacatgattttctACTttttttctaccttttttccaagacagtttccttttttggtatatatttatgactcatcaggATCaagtgacatatttgatatatgatgtgaaattgtaaatgactcactatttagaactgttgtttttgatgtggctttccttctgtatataaaccaggtcaagttgttgCTAagacagcaagacttgacctctttgtcaattcatccccagCTTACACCTTAccccttgcccaggcccttagttggccattagtgcaccTTACCTAGTAATCAtatccaggcctttgttgccctctacccacaCCCCATATCCCCTGGGCCTTAGTTGCCCCTCTACCtagtttcatagtccattggtgatagggccacagactttaagcccccttgtaccataggtccaagctgagttgtgacatccaggcctaaccattcctggagtgtgggcttccccCCCCAaatgggtaggaggggtgatatgcccagtcaatgggccaggcttggtttgggcacctccttgatccttgtctccaacaaggttggcagtttccttgcaaatggctttgagctctgcaagctgttggccttgattcctgatttggtcctgcaaggacccaattgtgactgtgagggctgtgacagccttgaggagagcggcaagggacagctctggttccatccttggcaagtcttgcagagtgggagatgtgctgcaagaggccAGTTGGGAGTGGGAAGGAATGGAACATTGAGAGGTGTGGCTGGAAGGACAGGAGTATGGGCGTGGGTTGCCAGAGCATGTGGAGGGAATAGTGGAGACGGCATGGGGGATGGTGGTGCCTGattcaggacttatgagcagttTTTATGTAGTATATGGGTGCTAAACCTTTGcatcaagcacctagcgttggatagtccctacaacaaatcaacagatctggcaattgtgatatgagcgggttttctacaagcaggtgtttcagctgtctaaggttgctaactactgtgttccggcaaaacacgtggtatgcggacaatcaGAACTctttagccttatagcaatttggtactacatgggggtgggggacttttgattattctgtccTGCAAGGTAGCCCTGATCATGGTTTCTTCCATTGTGTTAGTACTAggagtcttcttgtttgttgaaatcaagcctacagaaagtcaattttacaatgttgtacaccactgtaaggtgggtacttgctagtgggttgggcacttaaggccatactactacagtcactgcttatctaactaactatctaaggctatactactgacgcTTATGGCgtcctactgctaactactgttgacaagggggccttaagcctgggaggtgtggtaggtaagaTAGGGGTGAGCTACTTTGGATGgatgggggccagctacttagctggctggggtgcctcctcaatggatatgagacaaggtaaaaacaacttggggtctccaagcaattttcctgctgttttaAATAGACAAAGTAACTATTTACaagtggtctgtgcgtgtgtgaatagaagactactTGTGAAATGAGaggcatgctgcgggctgcgcagaagcgtggatttcccttggcacggcatcttggcacggcatcttggcttaataagcgccaagatcacgtgattgaaaaagtgaagataaagagtttgtaaaaaagactaaaaatattagaaaaatcgtccaaatctaatggtatagttaaggagTTTGTAACACAGTCACTGCAACCACCTCCACAACCACTACTCGCCAGGTGTGCCTTTCtgaggaccccaattacaTCACCCTGGAGGAGAGGGATTGTTGCTGAGCTGCTGGCCTATGTGTGAAATGCGGTCAAAAGGGCCATggaatcaaacagtgcccaaATGGCTGAAAAGCCACGGTCAAAGAGGTGGCTAAGGTTGCAGAAGACAAATCAGGAAAATAGTAAAGTTGAggactgttgtagacacacttgataccagggaatttaatcccactttcttgattttaaacaaagacaaacagactacatttttagtcatgtgaccatggcgtatatatcatacgctaagcgccaagccacgtccccaaactgtgcttaatcagcatatgtagccacctccacctatgatgtcatcatgacatgtcagtgacatgtatgtatgagtaaggctgactgcagagcagggttcttatttcatatATACAGCTTCCTTTCCCACACACATTGTATTTGTATTTAGtactctctgtaatataaggaggccaattgaccatggtaactGTTACACTCCTGAGATTTACACCATTGGAACCagacaatttttctgttatttttagtatttttacggacctgatatcttatgtttttaatcacgtgaccttggcacttattatgccaagatgctgcgccaagatgccgtgccaagggtgcttaggagaaatccatgcttctgcgcagcctgcagcatggtTCCTATTTCATATgtatacttcttttctcacgcgcacagaccatgtggATAGCGCCcctttgcatatatatacagcaggaaaaattgcttggagaccccaagttgattttaccttgtctcatgtccattgaggaggcacaccagccagctaagtagctggcccccatcAGTAGAAACCTTACCCCTTACTtgcacttaccacacctcccaggcctaaggcccccttgtcaacagtagttagtagtaggaCACCATAAGcatcagtagtatagcctttgatagttagttagataagcattgtctgtagtagtatggccttaagcgcctgccccactagcaagtacccaccttacagtggtgtacaacagtaacacccaggtcaattacctcttgttgcatcccacattgtgtacaaggccttacagtcagtaactactaagtagATAGCTTActaccaccttaagcggcttaCTTGTTGTATtcacatagctggtcattgcccttacggccttggtcaccataGATACctggtttgttgttgtaggtagcaccctcACTGCCTTATGCAGTTTCTTTTACAAGtccatatggccacaagcgcctgctacctgtcatgaccttcattggcatgacatgattttttactattttctaccttttttctgagacagtttccttttttggtatatatttatgactcatcaagatcacgtgacatatttgatataggatgtgaaattgtaaatgactcactatttagtactgttgtttttgatgtggctttcctcatgtatataagccaggtcaagtcgccgctaaacagcaagacttgacctctttgtcaattcacctcaACTTTTAACTATCCCTTGCCCAAGCCCCTAGTTGGCTAAGTGCACGTTACTTAAGAATCATAACCCTAGGCCCTCGTCGCCTCTCTACCCTTATCCATAACCCCTGGGCCCTTGTCGCCCCTCTacctgtctcatagtccattggtgatagtgccacggactttaagcccccttgaaccataggtccaagctgagtcgtgacactaggtcaagtctttcctactcgtactcttgtcaacaaacaagacctacgcttggataagcaccaaagcttgAAAGGACATCGcattgtagcccctgtgtaataatcaaagacaggaatacgagtGTCAGTAAAGCCGCGGGATAGCCCCTTGCTagcaattgtccgcataccagggtgtccgcacctttagtcatacgctgttagtcagctgaacctcCGCTTACAAAAACCCTGACTAATatcacgcttgtacacagctgctgattttagtaaaaggattgtttaacgctagtggggaagcaaacagttagtagtttGAACTATAAACCCGTTTATCTATCTGATCGAGTACCAATTTATATCGGGAACGCATTCTAGTGTTCAATTTTCTAGATCTTGTCCTCtttgccatcttttggccctATTCCATTGTCACCCGCTATCTCTACCTCGAAAAAACCATCAACAACATCAATCACGTGCTAGTCGGTCGCATTAATAATCTTGAAGAACACATTGCTCGTATTGAGGAACCAGGGCTAGTCCAAACAATAGCCCATATCAAACACCACAAGTCCTTTGCCAAGCGCCTCAATAATATACAAGGCAGATAttcaagaacaaaaaaaCCTTATTGCCAATCTTGAATCCCACAATTGAGATCTAGCTCTCACAATcaaagagcaagaaaggcgcaTTGAGGAAAAAGACCAACTATTGGTGGAAAAAGAGCTAGAATTAGATAACTTCCATTGCTCCATTcaggatatcacccaagacggaaaAGGGAGAATCCATTACTAcaaagaatatgagttttttgcagtctcatatgacaatgcctggtttgggcgTGATGGGAGAGACTAGTCTGATTCCCTCCCAAACCCAATCGGGGTGGTCAGCCCCATCCTCTCGAACacatactcctgctcctgcggctgtgccgccCCATGTATATTCCCCTATGTCCTTTGACCACATGTCTGATTGAGAATTATTAAATATGGTTGcccaaaatatgattgtGCTAAAAAAAGAATTCTCACAATTACAAGGTGCTTATGAAGCACAACACAACCAAATAGCATTATTAAGggcagaacttgaggaacatTGCGATCAATCGCGTAATCAACATATTTTTTATTCAAACCAAATTCAAGGGGCGGCTACTTCCATccaggctgtgcaagatcagcttcttcatcaatcttCCTCTTGCTCCACAGCTCCACCCCCCCTGCCTTCTGGCACTACCACCTCTATCAATCCCCCACCTGCCCCTACGTCTTCTACTTCTGATTTAAAATTTGCCAAACCAAACAAATTTAGTGGCAAAAAAGAAGACGCCCTCAATTTTATCATTGCCTGTCAGGCTTACATAAGGGCAAAGGGAGCAAACCGATCCCATGAGGAAAAGATTCTTTGGGTAACATCATATTTTGAGGGAGCAGCAGAAGATTGGGTACGTCCAtataaggaaaggaaggtgtttaGGGGAGAAGCGGTTCCCTTGTTGGAAAATATTGATGTATTTTGGGCGGAATTCACTAAACATTATGTGGACACAAATCGTGATGAAAAGTACCGtcaaaaatggaacaacttGCGGCAGAAGGCTTCAGTTCAAGAGTACACTTGGGAATTCCAACAATACTCAGTGTCCTTGGGCTATAGTGACAAAACCTTGCGTGACAAGTATTACGATGGCCTTAAAAATGAcatcaaggacatcatgctctccaccatgttccaatggcgtcgCGCCACAGCTCAGCAGGTTTATGACAAAGCAGAAGAAATTGCCAACCATATCAAATCCACACGCTTGTCTAATCCATCCGCTTCCACCCCCACTACTTGCGTATCTTCCAGCACTGCCCCCAATTCCAATTCCACTCCCACTCGTACACGCCTCAATGTGGGAGATAACGTCTACATGATTGACCCCACCACTTGtcgcgccaagaaaggcgctatcACATCTATTGTTCGTACCAcctctggcaatatgcccAACGTCAGGTGGAATGGAGAATCCAAAGACACTATGATTCCTTTCCCTTCTTTGAAAAAAGACAAGCGTCCTGCCGCAATCGCCCCTgttaagcccatccttgccCCCACCCCTGTCCTGGCCTCGAATGCTAAAGGCCcagtgttatggatatgacatttcttctttaaatctgtacttattttattaattacactagtaatctcacagtaaataaatgagataaagatgcgaactaaggttttcaaggtccctctatccaatagtgacctttacaaaacctacaaagctcaggaatgcccttaatatgcgatgccttttgcatatatgctgttttctcactcatttaaatatatataaattcagctgagtagataaacagtgacaagtaatatttctcttgtttgtagtatttattattcaagattctatcttgtggctacacacagaaatattcagggtcccccctgtcgcataggcaagtgctccggcgcttaatcagcccttaagcgccgacgcactaaatgcgccttttctccatcacccgggcatcccacactgccgaatcgcttgcgcttaggtgcgcatgtttgtgcgctccagaacgctgggtcaaactcccaaaacggacaacatttggctgagttatgccccatttactgtaagtacccaatgcagaggtatcctacctttgggattgtttactccaaggatgaaacacttagtcttgggacatctaaggacccacacaggtaaataatgccttggggcaaacattgccttggggcaaatattaggatctgttgtttgtttactatgtaccaaagtattggctccctcaagtgtttcagttgccacctgtacctcctgtaccccctcttggtatcaatcatgtatatacttgtttgtgcgccttctcagggtataaaaggaccctgtgaagacgcttctaatgcatccatttatccactcttatatattgacatatacacacaagcctttaacagcttatctgcgcatttactttagtgattgactcactgtaaatagcataggaggttatttggcgcactaagaccataggccagtcccaacagacacagggtaacctattagtgtacttactgcaaccctgtgccccttgactgtcacagttgttgagttcaacattgagtatagtgcgacaatactgtaaggattgttgtgattgagtgatagtgtttcaatccaccataccccttatattgtagatagctttatctacaatatctcataaatcctagatatattttaggtaaaccccataagtcttaagtcttacttaagcatatataagtcctatacttattaggcaaatcctataaatcctgtacattagtcaggtaaccctcttacttaaggtactatcctagagaccttaagtatacatacccttagtcacttaggcttaagtaacattagcctaaggtactatacataaccaaccacctgcacttcatagttgctagactatttgttaggagttgttattcctgataacctagcctatattgtgcatatattctgtacatatattctgattcttaatactagttcttagttattcccatatacattttgtatatagtaattctttcttactcctgtacttacatgaCTCTTAACACCCAGGCCCTATGGATCTTGACGGAAGGGGGTTTGCAAATCTTACATGTCATATATGCGGCGGTAAAGGACATTTTGCGCGCAGTTGCCCAtctaagcccatgtctggacatgtggctaacgtcgaatggtcttgggaaaggcctaaagaagaaaatgGGATTGAAGTTGTTTCTGAGGATgaagagtcgggaaaaggaaaagccaaggccgactaaggagtaaggcacttggctgtatgcttgcggatttgcattatgagaacaatgattttgaaatactttccttatgtaatacatctcaaatataCGCATcattctctgcaaatccgtgtgaaactcctaaatcccaaaaatcaagttttttggctaaaccttttcaaggaaaagccatgattgactCTGGAGCAACTTCTTGTTTCATCCACCCCCTTTTAGTAGAAACATATCAACTTCCAAcctatatacatccaattcCCAAAAAACtacgcgttattgatggccgagaaattgattctggccaaatcactcattttacttggtttaaatgtaccattggcaaccacaccaaagaactagagtgccatatttccaatattggcaaCCATCAATTAGTTTTAGGGATGTCGTGGCTGAAAAAGCATAATCCCCAAATatcatgggaaaaacatacacttgttttCAACTCGTTATATTGTTCCAATAATTGCCTATCCATACCTGCTGTGTTAGAACTCAAAGCAATAGAAGAAATCCCCGCTCCTTACCAAGAATTCTCTAGAGTATtttcagaagaagaattgtCCCAGTTGCCACCCCACCGTCCTTACAATATTGCCATTGAGTTACTCCCTGACGCAAAACCCCAacatggccccatatataGTCTAGGCCCCAGGGAAGATGCTGAACTTAGAGAAACTATTGAAAAGCAGCTGAAAGCGGGTTTGATTTGTCCATCCAAATCTCCCATGGCTTCTCCAatattatttgtcaaaaagaaaaacggAAAATTACGCATGTGTGTAGATTATCGACAATTAaacagcatgaccaagaagaacgccTATCCCCTGCCTTTACCACAAAATCTTATTGAGAAACTACAAGGTGCTAAGATTTTCagtaaatttgatctcaAGGCAGGATACAATTTAGTTagaatcaaggaaggcaatgaatggaaaaccgctttcAAAACTAAATACGGATTATTCgaatacttggttatgccttttggattgaCAAATGCGCCAGCGGCTTTTcaagacatgatgaatgaaATATTCCGGGATCTTTTGGATGTTTATGTCATCATTTACTTAGACGACATTCTAGTTTTCTCTCTAAATGAAAAGGATCATGAAACCCATGTACGGGAAGTGCTCAAGAGACTACAGGACAACAACCTTTTCTGCAATATTGaaaaatgccatttccacgcCAAGAAAATCAATTACTTAGGGTTTATTATATCCAAATTTGGCATAGAAGTAGATCAGTCTAAAGTTACAGACGCTAT
The window above is part of the Rhizoctonia solani chromosome 7, complete sequence genome. Proteins encoded here:
- a CDS encoding Retrotransposable element Tf2 protein; protein product: MKGLVAPPVSKYSNIHAHIWIEQGRICLNQSFHNSHLLEGSELPVQVLTDHKNLEYFSTSQSLNECQIRWANFLADYNFQIIYRPGAQNKKADILSRQYDLVPLEGGVENQVLLKPELFISSITPDQEINNLIGEAIYEDDCLKEILHKLQNKNKVVDWELKEGLLWCQGKIFVPKDETIRNLILESRHNMLAAGHPGQARTLELVSRNYYWPSMKRFVNSYVPVGLLKPLQIPECPWEDIAYNMIVGLPVSEGFDAILTVIDQFSKMVHFIPTQSTVSAIDIANLFVTYVWKLHSLPKSTVSDRGPTFNAKFICHLYKRLDIKPTYSTAYHPQTDGQTERIQREAKIFIQEGKEEYKVEQILDSKWKVRSKARKLWYIVKWKGYNKGSNSWEPVDNMGNAKEAIEEFHKEHPKAVGA
- a CDS encoding Retrotransposon gag protein; the protein is MVAQNMIVLKKEFSQLQGAYEAQHNQIALLRAELEEHCDQSRNQHIFYSNQIQGAATSIQAVQDQLLHQSSSCSTAPPPLPSGTTTSINPPPAPTSSTSDLKFAKPNKFSGKKEDALNFIIACQAYIRAKGANRSHEEKILWVTSYFEGAAEDWVRPYKERKVFRGEAVPLLENIDVFWAEFTKHYVDTNRDEKYRQKWNNLRQKASVQEYTWEFQQYSVSLGYSDKTLRDKYYDGLKNDIKDIMLSTMFQWRRATAQQVYDKAEEIANHIKSTRLSNPSASTPTTCVSSSTAPNSNSTPTRTRLNVGDNVYMIDPTTCRAKKGAITSIVRTTSGNMPNVRWNGESKDTMIPFPSLKKDKRPAAIAPVKPILAPTPVLASNAKGPVLWI